CAGCACCTCACCTGTGCAATGGTCCGAGAACAAGGCAGTGACGGCCACAGAGGCGATGTCTTCTGCGTCTATGAAGGGATCGGGAGCCGTGCCCTCGGGGAGCAGCACTTTTCCAGAGTGGATGCCGTCCAGCAGGAAGCTTTCGCTGAAGTTCTGCTGGAAGAAACTGGCCCGCACCACCGTCCAGCGGACACCAGAAGTTTGCAGGGCCTGTTCTGCTCTCAATGCCCCATCTTCTCCCCTGCCTGAGAGGAGCACCAGTCGGTCCACGCCATGCTTAAGGGCTTCTTCGGCAAAAGCTGCAATGGCCGGAGCGGCCTGGGGAATGCCGAGGTCCGGGGAATAGGTGAGGTAGGCCCTCTTGACCCCTTGCAGCACAGAGGACCAGTTTTCGGGCTTCTCCCAGTCGAAAGGGTGAGGACCAGAACGGGAGGTGCTGCGCACCTCATGACCGAGGGTTTGAAGTTGCTGCACCACCCGTCTGCCGGTTTTGCCGGTGCCACCAATGACCAGAATGGGCTGTCCAGATGGAACGTTCAGTTCATTTGACATGCAAACCTCCAAAACATGAGGAATACTCACGTTTGAAAAACATGATAAATCCTCATATTCTGGATGTCAATGGCAGACTCCGGAACCCCCCCCACCCCTGGCCCACAGGTTCGCCGCATCCCCACCCAGCGTCGCAGCATTGAACGGGTGGAACGCATCCT
This sequence is a window from Deinococcus cellulosilyticus NBRC 106333 = KACC 11606. Protein-coding genes within it:
- a CDS encoding NAD(P)H-binding protein, producing the protein MSNELNVPSGQPILVIGGTGKTGRRVVQQLQTLGHEVRSTSRSGPHPFDWEKPENWSSVLQGVKRAYLTYSPDLGIPQAAPAIAAFAEEALKHGVDRLVLLSGRGEDGALRAEQALQTSGVRWTVVRASFFQQNFSESFLLDGIHSGKVLLPEGTAPDPFIDAEDIASVAVTALFSDHCTGEVLEVTGPRALTFAEATQEIALATGRPIEYHPIPIEVFVGALQQQGWPPEMVALMHELFTEVLDGRNTPTTDTVERVLRRPARDFSEYAKRTAQAGVWNPGPAVGV